Proteins from a single region of Roseovarius sp. EL26:
- a CDS encoding redoxin domain-containing protein, with the protein MKAPELQASEWFNTDKDLKISDFEGKVLVIEAFQMLCPGCVSHGVPLAQKIERTFPHDQVAVIGLHTVFEHHEAMTPVSLAAFLHEYRITFPVGVDMASDTAMPLTMQAYHMRGTPSLVLIDKEGQLRAQHLGDVSELQLGAEIANLVGERVAVRVDDDPTQVNLGQCNADGCTV; encoded by the coding sequence ATGAAAGCACCAGAGCTTCAGGCCTCTGAATGGTTCAATACAGACAAAGATCTAAAGATATCTGATTTTGAGGGGAAGGTTCTTGTGATTGAAGCTTTCCAGATGTTGTGCCCGGGGTGTGTTTCTCACGGCGTGCCATTGGCGCAGAAGATAGAGCGAACCTTTCCCCACGATCAGGTTGCGGTGATTGGATTACATACTGTTTTCGAACATCACGAGGCGATGACCCCGGTGTCGTTGGCCGCCTTCTTGCATGAATACCGCATTACATTTCCTGTTGGCGTGGATATGGCGTCTGATACGGCAATGCCATTGACGATGCAGGCTTATCATATGCGTGGCACGCCATCATTGGTTCTCATAGATAAGGAGGGACAATTACGCGCGCAGCATCTTGGTGATGTGTCCGAACTTCAGTTGGGTGCTGAGATCGCTAACCTTGTTGGGGAAAGGGTTGCTGTAAGGGTCGATGATGATCCAACCCAAGTCAATCTAGGCCAATGTAATGCGGATGGGTGTACTGTATAA
- a CDS encoding MarR family winged helix-turn-helix transcriptional regulator → MKQHLHLRELINRLARLDASSAWVGDLNPTQRAVLGYLSRANRFSRSPSHVAEYLGSTRGTVSQTFKSLVQKGYVTEKRSAQDKRVVSFDLTKRGIDAITHDSPLEDGLAALNSEQLDGLQQGLTSALETIIAQNDGRSFGQCHTCVHHEPRPTGGYCNLLSIALKAEETTQICHEQERR, encoded by the coding sequence ATGAAACAACACCTCCACCTCCGTGAACTCATCAATCGCTTGGCCCGTCTTGACGCATCAAGCGCCTGGGTTGGTGATCTGAATCCCACGCAACGGGCTGTGCTGGGCTACCTATCCCGTGCCAACCGTTTTTCGCGTAGTCCATCGCACGTTGCTGAATATCTGGGTTCTACCCGGGGAACAGTATCGCAAACATTCAAATCACTTGTGCAAAAAGGTTATGTAACAGAAAAGCGCTCAGCTCAGGACAAACGTGTTGTCAGCTTCGACCTTACAAAACGCGGCATCGATGCAATTACACACGACAGCCCATTAGAAGACGGCTTGGCAGCCCTTAACTCAGAGCAACTGGACGGTCTTCAACAAGGCCTTACAAGTGCGTTAGAAACTATTATTGCGCAAAATGATGGTCGAAGCTTTGGGCAATGCCATACCTGTGTTCATCACGAACCAAGACCAACTGGTGGATATTGCAACCTACTGTCCATCGCCTTGAAGGCCGAAGAAACCACGCAAATTTGCCATGAACAGGAACGCAGATGA
- a CDS encoding choline kinase family protein, giving the protein MDQVDLMSRIRALPIWHGDITATPLTGGITNVNYLIEDCNGKYVVRAGDDIPLHQVMRFNELAASRAAHTAGLSPAVVHATDGLTVLEFIESRTLTESDVRATDMLPRVLELVQSCHREVPKHLRGPALVFWVFHVVRNYGATLRERDSTHTGLVPDLVNMGNTLEQAAGPYDIVFGHNDLLCGNFLDDGKRLWLIDYDYAGFNSPLFDLGGLASNNGLSADQESWMLENYFETPVTDDLRHRYGAMKCASLLRETMWSMVSEITSEIDFDYAAYTAENLARFRAAYEDFKNS; this is encoded by the coding sequence ATGGACCAAGTTGATCTTATGAGCCGCATTCGCGCATTGCCAATTTGGCATGGTGACATCACCGCCACGCCCCTGACTGGTGGTATTACCAACGTCAATTATCTGATTGAGGATTGTAATGGTAAATACGTTGTACGTGCAGGTGATGATATTCCACTACATCAGGTGATGCGCTTTAATGAGCTGGCGGCCAGCCGGGCAGCACATACAGCAGGTCTTTCCCCTGCCGTAGTGCATGCCACAGATGGGCTAACGGTGTTGGAATTTATCGAAAGCCGCACCCTGACCGAATCTGACGTGCGTGCCACAGACATGTTGCCGCGTGTGTTGGAATTGGTCCAATCGTGCCACCGTGAAGTACCCAAGCATCTGCGTGGCCCGGCGCTGGTGTTTTGGGTTTTTCATGTGGTGCGCAATTATGGTGCCACGCTGCGCGAGCGGGACAGCACACATACGGGGCTTGTGCCGGATTTGGTTAATATGGGGAATACGTTGGAACAGGCTGCTGGTCCTTATGACATCGTGTTTGGCCACAATGATCTGTTGTGTGGCAATTTTCTGGATGATGGCAAGCGCCTGTGGCTGATCGATTATGATTATGCCGGATTTAACAGCCCGCTGTTTGATCTTGGCGGACTGGCTTCCAATAACGGATTGAGTGCTGATCAAGAAAGCTGGATGCTGGAAAACTATTTTGAAACACCGGTGACGGATGATCTGCGCCATCGGTATGGCGCGATGAAATGTGCCTCGCTCTTGCGTGAAACCATGTGGAGCATGGTGTCAGAAATCACATCAGAGATCGACTTTGATTATGCCGCTTACACGGCTGAGAACCTCGCGCGGTTTCGCGCGGCCTATGAAGATTTTAAAAACTCCTGA
- a CDS encoding FAD-dependent oxidoreductase, whose protein sequence is MTELPSTAKAVIIGGGIIGCSTAYHLAKLGWTDTVLLERKKLTSGTTFHAAGLVGQLRSNANITQLLGYSVDLYNKIEAETGLGTGWKMNGGLRLACNEERWTEVKRQATTAHSFGLEMELLTPKEAQDLWPLMDISDVIGAAFMPTDGQANPSDITQALAKGARMAGAKIFEDTKVTDIEIENGRIKAVITDQGRIECEKVICCAGQWTRTFAGRFGVNVPLVSMEHQYMVTEAIKGMPANLPTLRDPDRLTYYKEEVGGLVMGGYEPNPIPWANDGIPQGFHYTLLDSNFDHFEQLMELSLGRVPALEHAGIKTLTNGPESFTPDGNFIIGEAPELANFFVGAGFNAFGIAAGGGAGMALAEWAHKGEPPFDLWSADIRRFGRPHFDTDWVRTRTVEAYGKHYTMAWPYEEHDSGRPCRKSPLYDVLREQGACFGEKLGWERPNWYADVSRGEVPEDEYSFGRQNWFDAVGREHKAAREAAVLFDQTSFAKFSLKGPDALKAMNWICANNVDRPVGTLTYTQMLNDKGGIECDLTVGRVKHDEFYIVTGTGFATHDFDWIRRNIPADLNCQLFDITSSNAVLSLMGPEARNILEKITRDDVSNAGFKFGTLRTIGIAGCPVQALRVTYVGELGWELHLPVEYAQTVYAALMDAGRSHGLLNAGYRAIETLRLEKGYRAWGGDIGPDHTPIESGLGWAVKLKKNIDFKGRAAAEAQQANGVKKMLAGFTVDPSVVLLGRETIYRNGERAGWLTSGGYGHTVGQSIGYGYVRHSDGVDADYVLGGDYELEVATKRIKAKVHMQPLYDPEMRHVKR, encoded by the coding sequence ATGACTGAACTTCCCTCAACCGCAAAGGCCGTCATCATTGGCGGCGGCATCATTGGCTGTTCTACTGCGTATCATCTGGCCAAGCTGGGCTGGACCGATACTGTTTTGCTTGAGCGTAAGAAGCTGACATCAGGCACGACATTTCACGCTGCCGGGCTGGTGGGGCAACTGAGGTCAAACGCGAATATTACCCAGCTGCTGGGTTACTCCGTTGATCTGTACAACAAGATCGAAGCGGAAACTGGCCTTGGCACCGGATGGAAAATGAATGGGGGGCTACGCCTTGCCTGTAATGAGGAGCGCTGGACTGAGGTGAAACGCCAAGCCACAACGGCGCATTCCTTTGGTCTGGAAATGGAATTACTGACCCCGAAAGAGGCGCAGGATCTGTGGCCGCTGATGGATATATCAGATGTCATCGGAGCTGCCTTTATGCCCACAGACGGGCAGGCCAACCCCTCGGACATCACGCAGGCTTTGGCCAAGGGCGCCCGCATGGCTGGGGCTAAGATCTTTGAAGACACAAAAGTCACTGACATTGAAATTGAAAATGGCCGAATCAAAGCTGTGATCACCGATCAGGGTCGGATTGAATGCGAAAAGGTGATCTGTTGCGCGGGGCAATGGACCCGCACGTTTGCCGGGCGTTTTGGTGTAAACGTGCCGCTGGTCTCGATGGAGCACCAATATATGGTGACCGAGGCAATCAAAGGTATGCCTGCAAACCTGCCCACGCTGCGCGATCCTGATCGCCTGACCTATTACAAAGAAGAGGTCGGCGGTCTGGTCATGGGTGGCTACGAGCCCAACCCAATCCCTTGGGCCAATGATGGTATACCACAAGGGTTCCACTACACGTTACTGGACAGCAACTTTGACCACTTTGAACAACTCATGGAGCTATCATTAGGCCGGGTGCCTGCGTTGGAACATGCTGGGATCAAAACCCTGACCAATGGACCCGAAAGTTTTACCCCTGATGGTAATTTCATCATTGGAGAGGCCCCAGAGTTGGCCAATTTCTTTGTCGGGGCAGGTTTCAATGCCTTTGGGATTGCCGCAGGTGGCGGTGCGGGCATGGCGTTGGCTGAATGGGCCCACAAAGGTGAGCCGCCGTTTGATCTGTGGTCGGCCGATATCCGGCGCTTTGGTCGCCCGCATTTTGATACCGACTGGGTTCGCACACGTACTGTCGAAGCCTACGGCAAACACTACACCATGGCGTGGCCCTATGAGGAGCACGACTCTGGCCGCCCCTGCCGTAAATCGCCGCTTTATGATGTGTTGCGCGAACAAGGTGCTTGCTTTGGCGAAAAGCTCGGCTGGGAACGGCCGAACTGGTACGCAGATGTATCAAGGGGTGAGGTGCCAGAGGACGAATACAGTTTTGGCCGTCAAAACTGGTTTGATGCAGTTGGGCGCGAACATAAAGCCGCACGTGAAGCAGCGGTACTGTTCGACCAGACGTCATTTGCGAAGTTTTCGCTTAAGGGGCCAGATGCGCTCAAGGCGATGAACTGGATCTGCGCCAACAATGTTGACCGCCCTGTCGGCACGTTGACCTATACGCAGATGCTTAATGACAAGGGTGGAATAGAATGTGACTTGACTGTGGGGCGCGTCAAACATGATGAGTTTTACATCGTCACCGGCACAGGTTTTGCCACCCATGATTTCGACTGGATCCGACGCAACATTCCTGCAGATTTGAATTGCCAGCTGTTTGATATCACATCGTCTAACGCGGTACTGTCACTGATGGGGCCAGAGGCGCGCAATATCCTTGAAAAGATCACCCGAGATGATGTGTCAAACGCTGGTTTTAAATTCGGCACTTTGCGTACCATCGGCATCGCAGGATGCCCGGTTCAAGCCCTGCGCGTAACCTATGTCGGTGAATTGGGGTGGGAGCTCCACCTGCCGGTGGAATATGCGCAAACCGTCTATGCCGCGTTAATGGACGCGGGCCGCAGTCATGGGTTACTCAATGCCGGATACCGGGCCATCGAAACCTTGCGGTTGGAAAAAGGATACCGTGCATGGGGTGGCGATATTGGCCCTGACCATACACCCATTGAATCCGGGCTAGGCTGGGCTGTTAAGCTGAAAAAGAACATCGATTTCAAAGGTCGTGCGGCGGCAGAGGCGCAACAGGCTAACGGTGTGAAAAAGATGTTGGCCGGATTTACCGTTGATCCCAGTGTTGTTTTGCTGGGTCGCGAGACGATTTACCGCAATGGTGAACGGGCGGGGTGGCTGACATCGGGCGGTTATGGCCATACGGTTGGGCAATCCATTGGGTATGGTTATGTTCGGCATTCTGACGGCGTGGATGCGGATTATGTTCTCGGCGGTGACTATGAGCTGGAGGTTGCGACCAAACGTATCAAAGCCAAAGTGCACATGCAGCCGCTTTATGACCCTGAAATGCGACACGTTAAAAGGTGA
- a CDS encoding PLP-dependent cysteine synthase family protein → MKSWVSNAIAKINADAHRSADTHLFKISLPRLEGIDIYLKDESTHPTGSLKHRLARSLFLYALCNGKIKQDTTIIEASSGSTAVSEAYFARMIGVPFIAVIPKSTAPSKIRQIEFYGGQTHFVASAPEMHDAAVNLAQSIGGYFMDQFTFAERATDWRGNNNIAESIFRQMEHEAYPIPAMLVMSAGTGGSSATLGRYIRYKGYETELTVVDPERSVFYDSFHTHDRGLTSSYSSRIEGIGRPKVEHSFQPDVIDRMIRVPDAASVATILWLEELIGRKVGPSTGTNLWGALQIANEMIAAGRKGSIVTLLCDSGERYLETYYQAEWVHDHIGDIEPYLAELTKYA, encoded by the coding sequence GTGAAGAGTTGGGTTTCAAATGCAATTGCAAAAATAAATGCGGATGCTCATAGGTCAGCAGACACGCATCTGTTTAAAATTTCGCTCCCGCGTCTTGAAGGGATCGATATCTATTTGAAAGATGAAAGCACGCACCCAACCGGTAGCCTGAAGCACAGGTTGGCGCGCTCGCTGTTTCTTTATGCTTTGTGCAATGGAAAAATCAAACAGGACACCACAATAATCGAGGCCTCGTCTGGCAGTACCGCCGTCTCAGAGGCCTATTTCGCGCGCATGATCGGCGTACCGTTCATTGCGGTGATCCCCAAAAGCACAGCGCCAAGCAAAATCCGGCAGATTGAATTTTACGGAGGTCAAACACATTTTGTAGCATCCGCCCCTGAAATGCATGACGCCGCAGTGAATCTAGCTCAGTCCATCGGTGGGTATTTTATGGACCAGTTCACATTCGCCGAACGCGCCACAGACTGGCGAGGCAACAACAACATAGCCGAAAGCATCTTTCGTCAAATGGAACATGAGGCATACCCGATTCCCGCGATGCTGGTCATGAGCGCCGGAACCGGAGGGAGCTCTGCCACGCTAGGTCGTTACATTCGCTACAAGGGCTATGAAACGGAACTGACAGTCGTCGATCCTGAGCGCTCGGTCTTTTATGACAGCTTTCACACTCATGATCGTGGCCTGACATCCAGCTACTCTAGCCGCATCGAAGGCATCGGCCGCCCAAAAGTAGAACATTCGTTCCAGCCCGATGTTATTGATCGCATGATCAGAGTCCCCGATGCAGCCAGCGTGGCCACAATACTCTGGCTGGAAGAGTTGATTGGCCGCAAAGTAGGTCCTTCAACCGGAACAAACCTTTGGGGCGCGCTGCAAATTGCGAACGAAATGATAGCAGCCGGTCGCAAAGGGTCCATCGTGACATTGCTGTGTGACAGCGGCGAGCGATATCTGGAAACGTATTATCAGGCTGAATGGGTTCACGATCATATTGGGGATATTGAACCGTATCTCGCTGAGTTGACCAAATATGCCTGA
- a CDS encoding MOSC domain-containing protein, with translation MNIPKISATVEGLFIGKVTHRWKGRDPSAIHKTAASGLLNIDSNGFTDDAQADLKHHGGRDKAIHHYPADHYSVWIAEGEMPNGTLPAAFGENLTTHGLTELNLCIGDILRLGTAVVQISQGRQPCWKVSEYTANKRMAYLFQKTGRTGWYYRVLEHGQIRKGDHINLIERRQPDWTVQRVTAARLTRQVSSQDAHTLANLSDLAEGWRSAFEKLASGDFTENTSLRLIGQNNNI, from the coding sequence ATGAACATCCCAAAGATCTCTGCCACTGTCGAAGGGCTGTTCATTGGTAAGGTGACGCACCGATGGAAAGGCCGCGATCCGTCCGCAATTCACAAAACAGCAGCGTCTGGGCTCCTTAATATTGACTCCAACGGGTTTACAGATGATGCGCAGGCCGATCTCAAACATCACGGGGGTCGGGACAAGGCGATTCATCACTACCCTGCCGATCACTATTCCGTCTGGATTGCCGAAGGAGAGATGCCGAATGGAACCCTTCCCGCAGCATTTGGCGAAAACCTGACAACCCATGGGCTGACTGAACTCAATCTATGCATTGGCGACATCCTTCGACTGGGCACTGCGGTGGTGCAAATCAGCCAAGGGCGGCAACCATGTTGGAAAGTCTCGGAATATACCGCAAACAAACGCATGGCGTATCTGTTCCAAAAGACAGGGCGCACCGGGTGGTACTACAGGGTGCTAGAGCATGGCCAAATCCGCAAAGGCGACCACATAAATTTGATTGAGCGCCGCCAACCGGATTGGACAGTTCAGCGGGTGACCGCAGCCCGGTTGACCCGTCAGGTTTCGTCTCAAGACGCTCATACACTCGCGAACCTATCTGACCTGGCCGAGGGATGGCGCAGTGCGTTCGAGAAACTGGCGTCGGGGGATTTTACAGAAAACACCAGTCTGCGACTGATTGGCCAAAATAATAATATTTGA